In Cicer arietinum cultivar CDC Frontier isolate Library 1 chromosome 1, Cicar.CDCFrontier_v2.0, whole genome shotgun sequence, one DNA window encodes the following:
- the LOC101498647 gene encoding probable serine/threonine-protein kinase At1g54610, which translates to MGCVFGKESSSVEERREEVREAKADVSGGVGGGSGREVQNEKEGGEEKRTRPIGERKRRSSKPNPRLSNPPNNVHGEQVAAGWPSWLSKVAGEAINGLIPRRADTFEKLDKIGQGTYSNVYKARDTLSGKIVALKKVRFDNLEPESVKFMAREILILRRLDHPNVVKLEGLVTSRMSCSLYLVFEYMVHDLAGLATNPTIKFTEPQVKCYMHQLFSGLEHCHNRHVLHRDIKGSNLLIDNDGVLKIADFGLASFFDPDRKHPMTSRVVTLWYRPPELLLGATEYGVGVDLWSAGCILAELLAGKPIMPGRTEVEQLHKIFKLCGSPSEEYWKKSKLPHATIFKPQQSYKRCIVETFKNFPPSSLPLIETLLAIDPDERLTATAALHSEFFTTKPYACEPSSLPKYPPSKEMDAKLRDEEARRLRAAGRSNADGVKKSRPRERVGRGIPVPDANAELQANIDRRRLITHANAKSKSEKFPPPHQDGALGYPLGSSQHMDPIFDPPDIPFSSTNFSQPKASIQTWSGPLVDTGGDGAPRRKKKHGR; encoded by the exons ATGGGGTGTGTGTTTGGTAAAGAGTCTTCATCAGTGGAGGAGAGGAGAGAAGAAGTGAGAGAAGCAAAAGCAGATGTTAGTGGTGGTGTTGGTGGTGGTAGTGGTAGAGAGGTTCAGAATGAGAAAGAGGGTGGAGAAGAGAAGAGAACAAGGCCTATTGGGGAGAGAAAAAGGCGATCTTCGAAGCCGAATCCAAGGTTGAGCAATCCACCTAACAATGTTCATGGTGAACAGGTTGCAGCTGGTTGGCCATCTTGGTTGTCTAAGGTTGCTGGTGAAGCTATCAATGGATTGATTCCTAGGAGAGCTGATACTTTTGAGAAGCTTGATAAG ATTGGGCAAGGTACATACAGCAATGTTTACAAAGCTAGGGATACTTTATCGGGGAAGATTGTTGCCCTAAAGAAGGTTCGTTTCGACAATTTAGAGCCTGAGAGCGTGAAGTTTATGGCCAGAGAGATTCTGATTCTGCGTCGTTTGGATCATCCTAATGTTGTCAAACTGGAAGGCTTAGTGACTTCTAGAATGTCATGCAGTTTATATCTCGTGTTTGAATACATGGTTCATGATCTGGCTGGACTTGCTACAAACCCCACGATTAAGTTCACAGAGCCTCAG GTAAAATGTTACATGCATCAGCTGTTTTCTGGGCTGGAACATTGTCACAACCGTCACGTGCTGCATCGTGATATAAAGGGTTCAAACCTTCTTATTGACAACGATGGAGTTCTCAAGATTGCTGATTTTGGATTAGCTTCCTTCTTTGATCCTGATCGCAAGCACCCGATGACAAGTAGAGTGGTGACTTTATGGTATCGACCTCCAGAACTTCTTCTTGGAGCCACTGAATATGGTGTAGGTGTGGATCTCTGGAGTGCTGGTTGCATTCTTGCAGAATTGTTGGCCGGAAAACCTATCATGCCTGGTCGAACAGAG GTGGAGCAGCTACATAAGATATTTAAGCTATGTGGTTCTCCTTCTGAAGAATATTGGAAAAAGTCGAAGTTGCCACACGCCACCATTTTTAAGCCTCAACAATCATACAAGCGATGCATAGTGGAGACTTTTAAGAATTTTCCACCATCGTCCTTGCCACTGATCGAGACCCTTCTTGCAATTGATCCAGATGAACGCCTGACTGCTACTGCTGCATTGCATAGTGAA TTCTTTACTACAAAACCATATGCTTGTGAGCCTTCTAGCCTTCCTAAATATCCTCCCAGCAAAGAGATGGATGCAAAGCTACGTGATGAAGAAGCTAGAAG ATTGAGAGCAGCTGGTAGATCAAATGCCGACGGTGTCAAGAAATCTCGTCCGCGTGAGCGAGTAGGGCGTGGAATTCCAGTTCCAGATGCCAATGCTGAACTTCAAGCAAATATTGAT AGACGGCGATTAATCACGCACGCAAATGCTAAGAGCAAGAGTGAGAAGTTTCCTCCTCCGCACCAAGACGGAGCTTTAGGCTATCCTTTGGGTTCTTCACAACACATGGATCCAATTTTCGATCCTCCCGATATTCCATTCAGTTCCACAAACTTCTCGCAACCGAAAGCAAGTATCCAAACTTGGTCCGGTCCATTGGTAGACACCGGTGGCGATGGTGCAccaagaagaaagaagaaacaTGGCAGGTGA